The following are encoded in a window of Homalodisca vitripennis isolate AUS2020 unplaced genomic scaffold, UT_GWSS_2.1 ScUCBcl_7664;HRSCAF=15449, whole genome shotgun sequence genomic DNA:
- the LOC124374253 gene encoding THO complex subunit 4-like, whose translation MDKLEMSLDDIIKQIVSNLDYGVSNSDMQKLFSESGPLHSATVNYDKSGRSMGSAYVVFHRKADAVKAMKQYNRVPLDGRPMQIEITTSDVAVMKEQANRVREGFARRPSARRFGRKDGGGGFKRGGHGDERGDGRGTKNKIPTAAELDAELDAYISER comes from the exons ATGGATAAGTTAGAAATGAGTTTGGACGACATAATTAAACAGA TCGTCTCAAACCTGGACTATGGAGTATCAAATTCAGACATGcag AAACTCTTCTCAGAATCTGGTCCTCTACACAGTGCAACGGTTAATTATGACAAGTCTGGTCGCTCCATGGGTTCAGCGTACGTCGTATTTCACCGAAAAGCAGATGCAGTCAAAGCTATGAAACAGTACAACAGGGTTCCTTTAGATG GTCGACCCATGCAGATTGAAATAACCACGTCTGATGTTGCCGTTATGAAGGAGCAAGCCAACCGAGTCAGAGAAGGCTTCGCCCGCAGGCCTAGTGCTAGACGTTTTGGCCGCAAAGATGGTGGAGGAG GTTTCAAAAGAGGTGGTCATGGCGACGAAAGAGGTGATGGACGAGGAACGAAAAATAAAATCCCAACTGCAGCGGAGTTAGATGCGGAATTAGATGCGTACATCAGCGAAAGAAA